A DNA window from Bacteroides cellulosilyticus contains the following coding sequences:
- a CDS encoding cell division protein ZapA, with translation MNDKIKINLQMAGTTYPLTIPREEEEMVREAAKQVDIRLNAYREHYQNVTPEKIIAMVAYQFALENLKMKNRNDTRPYADKIEELTEVLETYFKGL, from the coding sequence ATGAACGATAAGATAAAGATAAACCTACAGATGGCTGGCACCACCTATCCCCTCACCATACCGCGTGAAGAGGAAGAAATGGTGAGAGAAGCCGCCAAACAGGTGGATATACGGCTCAATGCGTATCGAGAACATTACCAGAATGTGACTCCTGAGAAGATTATAGCCATGGTGGCCTATCAATTTGCCTTGGAGAACCTGAAAATGAAAAACCGAAACGACACCCGCCCGTATGCCGACAAGATAGAAGAACTGACCGAGGTGTTGGAAACATACTTTAAAGGACTGTAA
- a CDS encoding copper homeostasis protein CutC — protein MEPYQFEVCANSVESCLAAQAGGANRVELCAGIPEGGTTPSYGDIVIAREALTKTLLHVIIRPRGGDFLYSPIEQRIMLKDIDNARRLGADGVVFGCLTAKGDVDLSLMRQLIEVSQGMSITFHRAFDVCRNPQEALEQIIELGCNRILTSGAQATAEQGIPLLKKLQQQADGRIILLAGCGINENNIAHIAMETGIREFHFSARETIESKMLHRNGTVSMGGTVNIEEYQRPITTVERVKKTIKTLTDPIKN, from the coding sequence ATGGAGCCATATCAATTTGAAGTTTGTGCCAACTCCGTAGAGAGTTGCCTTGCCGCACAGGCAGGGGGAGCAAACCGGGTGGAGCTATGTGCCGGAATACCGGAAGGAGGTACTACCCCATCCTACGGAGATATCGTCATTGCCCGGGAAGCCTTAACAAAGACTCTTTTGCACGTCATCATCCGTCCCCGTGGCGGAGATTTTCTGTACTCCCCTATCGAGCAACGCATTATGCTGAAGGATATCGACAACGCCCGTCGATTGGGAGCAGACGGAGTTGTATTCGGTTGTCTTACCGCTAAAGGAGATGTAGACCTGTCCTTAATGAGGCAGTTGATCGAAGTATCACAAGGCATGTCCATAACGTTCCATCGTGCTTTCGACGTATGCCGCAATCCGCAGGAAGCGCTGGAGCAAATCATAGAGTTAGGTTGTAACCGTATTCTTACTTCCGGTGCACAGGCCACGGCCGAACAGGGTATCCCTTTATTAAAGAAATTGCAGCAGCAGGCAGACGGGCGTATTATCCTATTGGCAGGTTGCGGAATAAATGAAAATAATATCGCTCACATCGCCATGGAAACCGGTATCCGGGAGTTCCACTTCTCAGCAAGAGAGACCATCGAAAGCAAAATGCTGCATAGGAACGGAACTGTTTCGATGGGGGGTACTGTGAACATAGAAGAATATCAACGCCCTATC
- the rny gene encoding ribonuclease Y, with amino-acid sequence MTVTILVSIACFIIGGFLSYMFFKHGLRSKYDNILKEAETEAEVIKKNKLLEVKEKFLNKKADLEKEVAIRNQKIQQAENKLKQRELVLNQRQEEIQRKKSEAEAVKENLEAQLVIIDKKKDELDKLQQQEIEKLETISGLSAEEAKERMIESLKEEAKTQAQSFINDIMDDAKLTASKEAKRIVIQSIQRVATETAIENSVTVFHIESDEIKGRIIGREGRNIRALEAATGVEIVVDDTPEAIVLSAFDPVRREIARLALHQLVTDGRIHPARIEEVVSKVRKQVEEEIIETGKRTTIDLGIHGLHPELIRIIGKMKYRSSYGQNLLQHARETANLCAVMASELGLNPKKAKRAGLLHDIGKVPDEEPELPHALYGMKLAEKFKEKPDICNAIGAHHDEVEMTSLLAPIVQVCDAISGARPGARREIVEAYIKRLNDLEQLAMAYPGVTKTYAIQAGRELRVIVGADKIDDKQTENLSGEIAKKIQDEMTYPGQVKITVIRETRAVSYAK; translated from the coding sequence ATGACAGTAACAATACTAGTATCCATTGCCTGTTTCATTATCGGTGGATTTCTGTCGTACATGTTCTTCAAGCACGGCTTGAGGTCCAAATATGACAACATCCTGAAAGAAGCCGAGACTGAAGCGGAAGTGATTAAGAAGAATAAGCTGCTCGAAGTGAAGGAGAAGTTCCTGAACAAAAAAGCAGACTTGGAGAAAGAAGTAGCGATCCGCAACCAGAAAATTCAGCAAGCGGAGAACAAGTTGAAACAACGTGAGTTGGTGCTGAACCAACGCCAGGAAGAGATACAGCGTAAGAAGTCGGAAGCTGAAGCGGTGAAAGAAAACCTGGAAGCCCAGTTGGTTATTATCGACAAGAAGAAAGACGAACTGGATAAACTGCAACAGCAAGAGATCGAAAAACTGGAAACCATTTCCGGACTCTCGGCCGAAGAAGCTAAAGAACGCATGATCGAATCTTTGAAAGAAGAGGCCAAGACGCAGGCACAGTCCTTCATCAACGACATCATGGACGATGCCAAGCTGACTGCCAGCAAAGAAGCAAAACGTATCGTAATACAATCCATACAGCGTGTAGCTACGGAAACTGCCATTGAAAATTCAGTGACCGTATTCCACATTGAATCAGACGAAATCAAGGGACGCATTATCGGTCGCGAAGGCCGCAATATCCGTGCACTTGAAGCCGCAACAGGTGTGGAAATTGTAGTAGATGATACGCCGGAAGCTATCGTATTATCGGCTTTCGACCCTGTACGTCGTGAAATTGCCCGCCTGGCACTGCATCAGTTGGTGACTGACGGACGTATCCACCCGGCACGTATCGAAGAAGTTGTATCTAAGGTACGCAAGCAAGTGGAAGAAGAAATCATCGAAACCGGTAAACGTACTACGATTGACCTCGGTATCCATGGTTTGCATCCTGAACTGATCCGTATTATCGGTAAGATGAAATATCGTTCTTCTTATGGTCAGAACCTGTTGCAGCATGCCCGCGAAACAGCCAACCTCTGCGCTGTGATGGCATCGGAACTGGGTCTGAACCCCAAGAAAGCAAAACGTGCCGGATTGCTGCATGATATCGGTAAAGTGCCCGATGAAGAACCGGAATTGCCGCATGCACTCTATGGTATGAAGCTGGCTGAGAAATTCAAGGAAAAACCGGATATCTGCAACGCTATCGGTGCCCACCACGATGAAGTGGAGATGACGAGCCTTCTGGCACCCATCGTACAGGTATGTGATGCTATCTCAGGTGCCCGTCCGGGAGCACGCCGCGAAATTGTTGAAGCTTACATCAAGCGACTGAACGATCTGGAACAGTTGGCAATGGCCTATCCGGGTGTGACGAAGACGTATGCTATCCAGGCAGGTCGTGAGTTGCGCGTAATTGTTGGTGCCGATAAGATTGACGACAAGCAGACTGAAAACCTTTCCGGTGAAATCGCGAAGAAGATACAGGATGAGATGACGTATCCGGGACAAGTGAAGATCACGGTAATCCGTGAGACACGCGCAGTAAGTTATGCGAAATAA
- a CDS encoding DUF2141 domain-containing protein produces MKTIGFKWVALFVACVCAVSVSAQSDLTVKVKNIRSAKGKVMIAADKGQYAMVDATGDTVTLVLKEVPEGKCKLYVYHDENGNYQLDRVDGVPTENCAIVDLDMTVEAKTIDVELADLRNKAKK; encoded by the coding sequence ATGAAAACAATTGGTTTTAAATGGGTTGCATTATTTGTTGCATGCGTATGTGCTGTCTCGGTATCAGCACAGAGCGACTTGACAGTGAAAGTGAAGAACATTCGTTCTGCAAAAGGAAAGGTGATGATTGCTGCCGATAAGGGGCAATATGCAATGGTGGATGCTACGGGTGATACAGTAACACTTGTATTGAAAGAAGTACCTGAAGGAAAATGCAAATTGTATGTATACCACGATGAAAACGGTAATTATCAATTGGACAGAGTAGACGGTGTACCGACAGAGAATTGTGCGATTGTGGATTTAGACATGACAGTTGAAGCAAAAACAATTGATGTCGAGTTGGCCGATCTGCGGAATAAAGCTAAAAAATAA